From the genome of Candidatus Electrothrix communis, one region includes:
- the lpxK gene encoding tetraacyldisaccharide 4'-kinase produces MTTFYYALGRPFSPFYSTAMRLREYLYQRKFFKSTPFAVPVISVGNLTLGGTGKTPMVQYLARLLQENGYKPAIISRGYGGATKERINIVSDGKEIFLGADYVGDEPRMLAETLPGIPVLTGIVRKLPAAEAVKMGANILLLDDGFQHMAIRRDLDIILFNTDKLAGNSRVFPGGDLREPINALKRCHAFVLTGTDEQNQERAENFKTILNKKFPDKPVFFSRNHPTGLILQKTDGEKIPVQPEELAAQRCFAFCGIARPEGFSQTLNKLNINPIALRALPDHFAYAAKTVRQLITEAQQAGATCFLCTEKDLVKLRNIELQLPLYGVIMEAQPDTALNQLILQHKITQST; encoded by the coding sequence ATGACCACATTCTATTACGCCCTAGGCCGCCCATTTTCCCCGTTCTACAGCACCGCCATGCGGTTACGGGAGTATCTCTACCAGAGAAAGTTCTTCAAAAGCACCCCCTTTGCTGTGCCGGTGATCAGTGTCGGCAATCTCACCCTAGGAGGAACCGGCAAGACACCTATGGTGCAGTACCTAGCTCGCCTGCTTCAGGAAAACGGGTACAAACCGGCGATTATTAGCCGAGGATACGGCGGTGCCACCAAGGAACGGATCAATATTGTCTCCGACGGCAAAGAGATCTTTCTCGGTGCCGATTATGTCGGTGACGAGCCGAGAATGCTTGCAGAGACCCTGCCCGGCATTCCCGTCCTCACCGGGATCGTGCGCAAATTGCCCGCTGCTGAGGCCGTAAAAATGGGCGCAAATATCTTGCTCCTGGATGATGGTTTCCAGCACATGGCCATCCGCCGCGATCTTGATATCATCCTCTTTAATACGGATAAACTTGCCGGTAATTCCAGAGTCTTTCCTGGAGGAGATCTGCGCGAACCAATCAATGCCCTCAAGCGATGCCATGCCTTTGTCCTGACCGGCACAGATGAACAAAATCAAGAGCGGGCCGAAAACTTCAAAACCATTCTCAATAAAAAATTCCCTGACAAACCTGTCTTCTTCAGCCGCAATCACCCTACTGGCCTTATCCTGCAAAAAACAGACGGGGAAAAAATACCGGTGCAGCCGGAAGAACTCGCAGCTCAACGATGTTTTGCCTTCTGCGGCATTGCCCGCCCAGAAGGATTCAGCCAGACCCTCAATAAACTCAACATCAACCCCATAGCCCTTCGTGCCCTTCCAGATCATTTTGCCTATGCTGCCAAGACTGTTCGCCAGCTCATCACGGAAGCTCAACAGGCCGGGGCAACCTGTTTCCTCTGTACGGAAAAGGATCTAGTCAAACTCCGCAATATCGAACTCCAACTCCCCCTCTATGGCGTTATTATGGAGGCCCAGCCGGACACAGCGTTAAACCAGCTGATTTTACAGCACAAGATTACTCAATCGACCTAA
- a CDS encoding FAD-dependent oxidoreductase translates to MSKKLVIAGGGHAHMLTLAHLNEFIEKGFEVTVISPDTHHYYSGMGPGMLGGTYRPEDIRFATRDLVEKKGGLFKQAKVIGIHPIERTVGLSSGEVVPYDVLSCNLGSQVPEELVQGSLDDIFPVKPIEGLYRAKQRILELGAKTKIKIAVVGGGPSAVEVAGNIWRLGQEPGIQPPAITVFAGRSLLPHHPAGVRRRASSSLAARSTKVINNSRVQQIQTGKITDTEGATHEFDLIFIAVGVKPNRVIGDSGIPTGPQGGMLVTRYLNSTKHEHIFGGGDCIDFQDTPLDKVGVYAVRQNPILKHNLMASLTGERLLPFKPGGEYLLIFNLGNGTGILKKWSIVLNGRVSFLIKDWIDRRFMRTFQAFE, encoded by the coding sequence ATGAGCAAAAAATTAGTCATTGCTGGCGGCGGCCATGCTCATATGCTGACCCTGGCCCACTTGAACGAATTTATCGAAAAAGGGTTCGAGGTCACGGTAATTAGCCCGGACACCCATCATTATTATTCCGGCATGGGACCGGGAATGTTGGGCGGCACCTACCGTCCCGAGGATATCCGCTTTGCCACCCGTGATCTGGTGGAAAAAAAAGGCGGTCTGTTTAAACAGGCCAAGGTGATCGGCATCCACCCTATTGAGCGAACTGTCGGACTCAGCTCAGGTGAGGTCGTTCCCTACGATGTTCTTTCCTGTAATCTCGGGAGTCAGGTGCCGGAAGAGTTAGTGCAGGGATCACTTGACGATATCTTTCCGGTCAAACCCATTGAAGGACTCTACCGGGCAAAGCAGCGAATCCTCGAACTGGGGGCAAAGACAAAAATCAAGATCGCGGTGGTAGGTGGCGGCCCGTCAGCTGTTGAGGTCGCCGGTAATATTTGGCGACTCGGTCAGGAGCCCGGCATCCAACCACCGGCAATTACGGTCTTTGCCGGGCGTTCCCTTTTGCCTCATCATCCGGCGGGCGTACGTCGTCGTGCTTCATCCTCACTTGCAGCCCGATCCACCAAGGTCATCAATAACAGCCGGGTGCAGCAAATACAAACCGGGAAAATAACCGATACCGAGGGAGCGACGCACGAGTTTGACCTCATCTTTATTGCGGTGGGCGTCAAACCGAACAGAGTGATCGGGGACTCCGGCATTCCCACCGGGCCGCAAGGCGGCATGCTGGTTACTCGCTACCTGAACAGCACGAAACATGAACATATCTTTGGCGGCGGTGATTGTATTGATTTCCAAGACACGCCGCTGGATAAGGTAGGCGTCTACGCTGTCCGCCAGAACCCCATCCTCAAGCATAACCTGATGGCCTCCTTGACCGGAGAACGGTTACTCCCCTTTAAACCGGGGGGAGAATACCTACTTATCTTCAACCTCGGCAACGGCACAGGAATCCTCAAGAAATGGTCCATCGTTCTTAACGGGCGAGTCTCCTTTCTGATCAAGGATTGGATTGACCGCAGGTTCATGCGCACCTTTCAGGCCTTTGAATAA
- a CDS encoding rhodanese-like domain-containing protein: MRWKQFLTPVKSLTAPETKEYLNDLSVEDYNIIDVRQPGEYKSGHIPGAQLIPVAELAERCKELDPKKPTVVYUAIGGRSRVAAQMLAGKGFSQVINMSGGIKAWDSNTAVGSEDTGMTLFSGKEGIEEVLLIAYALEAGLQDFYTSMRERVTQVEVKALFGKLSMIEVKHQDRLFAEYQTISADALSREAFERSAAIQSMEGGLTTEEYLALYPTDFEVAGEVISLAMGIEAQALDLYLRAADNCSQKNTQQTLQRIAEEERAHLKLLGNLLDETA, encoded by the coding sequence ATGCGCTGGAAACAGTTTCTCACTCCGGTAAAATCATTAACTGCGCCGGAAACCAAAGAATACCTGAACGACCTTTCCGTTGAAGACTACAATATCATTGATGTACGCCAGCCCGGTGAATATAAAAGCGGGCATATACCTGGAGCTCAGCTCATACCTGTAGCGGAACTGGCCGAACGCTGCAAAGAGCTTGACCCGAAAAAGCCCACAGTCGTTTACTGAGCTATTGGAGGACGCAGCCGGGTTGCTGCGCAAATGCTCGCAGGGAAAGGTTTTTCGCAGGTTATCAATATGTCTGGCGGCATCAAAGCCTGGGACAGCAACACCGCTGTCGGTTCCGAAGACACCGGCATGACCCTGTTCTCCGGCAAAGAGGGGATCGAGGAAGTTCTCCTGATCGCCTATGCCTTAGAGGCCGGGCTCCAGGATTTCTACACCTCAATGCGGGAACGGGTCACCCAGGTAGAAGTGAAGGCCTTGTTTGGCAAGCTCAGCATGATCGAGGTGAAACACCAGGACAGGCTCTTTGCCGAATATCAGACTATCAGTGCGGACGCCCTGAGCCGTGAAGCGTTTGAGAGGAGCGCAGCAATTCAGTCTATGGAAGGCGGCCTGACCACTGAGGAATACCTTGCTCTCTACCCGACAGATTTCGAGGTTGCAGGCGAGGTCATTTCCCTGGCTATGGGCATCGAAGCCCAGGCCCTTGACCTCTACCTGCGGGCTGCGGACAACTGCTCTCAAAAAAACACACAACAAACACTTCAGCGTATTGCCGAAGAGGAGCGAGCGCATTTAAAATTACTGGGCAACCTGTTGGACGAAACTGCATGA
- a CDS encoding choice-of-anchor Q domain-containing protein, whose translation MKKQQKYFFTLVGLLALVPSQGQAAEIIVGADGVCTLAEAITSANNDDAAGNGCVDGFGHDIITLETDILLEEGEDARPPITTSVTIEGQGHTIDGNGKIGYVLKISRAIYDDVDPCIGGDLTLNNATITGGNHAHTGDVTTGMLNNGGGITNACLGTVTLNNVTVSENTALGNGGGIFNAPGADLTLNNSTISGNLAEGNGGGGVYNNDGYVTLSNSTISDNIAAGEGGGICSVWLYGPLPALIGSSVVLNNSIISGNTASTGNEIYQSKVPVYADNYNLFGHSNESDAAAFSSFAPGENDVNATDGGINGILISTALSAIIDSLADNGGSTLTHALVPGSPAIDLDPNNVECSTGLATDQRGEPRPVGAGCDAGSYEVNMVSSNGNAFLPTLYFLLLRN comes from the coding sequence ATGAAAAAACAACAGAAGTACTTTTTTACTTTGGTCGGATTGCTTGCATTGGTACCAAGTCAAGGGCAGGCGGCTGAAATTATTGTAGGTGCGGACGGTGTTTGCACCTTGGCTGAGGCTATTACCTCGGCCAATAATGACGACGCTGCCGGAAACGGTTGTGTTGATGGTTTTGGGCACGATATCATCACTCTGGAGACAGATATCCTGCTTGAAGAAGGCGAGGATGCACGACCGCCGATTACCACCTCGGTTACCATTGAAGGCCAGGGACACACCATTGACGGCAACGGTAAGATTGGGTATGTCCTTAAAATAAGCAGAGCGATATATGACGATGTTGATCCCTGCATCGGCGGCGACTTAACCCTGAATAATGCCACGATTACCGGCGGGAATCATGCGCACACAGGAGATGTGACCACAGGAATGCTCAACAACGGCGGAGGGATCACCAATGCCTGTTTGGGTACAGTGACGTTGAACAATGTCACGGTTAGCGAAAACACTGCATTAGGCAACGGCGGTGGAATATTCAATGCTCCAGGGGCTGATCTCACATTGAACAACTCGACGATCAGTGGAAATCTTGCAGAAGGTAACGGTGGTGGTGGAGTTTACAATAATGATGGTTACGTCACGCTGAGCAACTCCACAATTAGCGACAACATTGCGGCGGGCGAGGGCGGGGGGATTTGCTCGGTTTGGCTCTACGGCCCCCTCCCCGCTCTCATCGGTTCATCAGTCGTGCTGAACAATTCGATTATCAGCGGCAATACAGCCTCTACCGGTAATGAAATTTATCAGTCTAAAGTTCCTGTCTACGCAGATAACTATAATCTTTTCGGTCACAGCAACGAGAGCGATGCTGCGGCATTCTCAAGCTTCGCGCCTGGAGAGAACGATGTTAATGCAACAGATGGTGGCATTAATGGTATTCTCATTTCTACAGCTCTGTCCGCTATCATTGATTCCTTGGCCGATAACGGTGGGTCCACTCTGACTCATGCCCTAGTTCCGGGCAGCCCGGCCATTGACTTAGATCCAAATAATGTAGAATGCAGCACCGGTCTGGCTACGGATCAGCGTGGCGAACCTCGTCCTGTTGGTGCAGGGTGTGATGCGGGTTCCTATGAAGTGAACATGGTTTCCAGTAACGGCAATGCTTTTCTGCCAACTCTCTATTTTCTTCTGCTTCGGAATTGA
- a CDS encoding choice-of-anchor Q domain-containing protein: protein MKKQRKYLFTLVGLLALAPGQGQAAEIFVDAGGTCTLADAIRSANENVNWGRCVGVGEYGDDTIYLETDVLLGSGEDERPPILSYENSSEKEYTGTVTIEGQGHVIDGNGEDGYVLKISTGWLDENRCIGGELTLNNTTITGGNHAHPGDVTTGKLNNGGGITNACFGRVTLNNSTVSGNIALGNGGGIFNAPWASLTLNNSTVSGNLAEGIGGGGVYNNDGAVVLNNSTVSDNIAVGKGGGICSEWRYGPNPAWIAFVLGIDVSVSINSSLVSGNTASTGNEVYESAVPVYADSFNLFGHSGEIETEAFFGFLPGDSDIDATSDGTSPTFLSAILSPLANNGGKTMTHALVEESPAVDLDENCSTGLPEDQRGEIRPGIGCDAGSFEFILGSDTAILDEIALVVSSLDSEEAFDNKKKQKALVNQIDATIVLVDEGLYAEALGKLQNSILGKTDGCVESELGEPDKNDWIRECSSQVEVYDLVQEAIGILEEQM, encoded by the coding sequence ATGAAAAAACAACGGAAGTACTTATTTACTTTGGTCGGATTGCTTGCATTGGCACCAGGCCAAGGGCAGGCGGCTGAGATCTTCGTGGATGCAGGCGGCACCTGCACCTTGGCTGATGCTATCAGATCAGCCAACGAAAATGTAAATTGGGGTAGGTGTGTTGGCGTTGGAGAATACGGGGATGACACCATCTATCTTGAAACCGATGTTCTTCTTGGTTCGGGAGAGGACGAACGACCACCGATTTTGTCTTATGAAAATTCAAGTGAAAAAGAATATACAGGAACTGTCACCATTGAAGGGCAGGGGCATGTCATTGATGGCAACGGTGAAGATGGGTACGTGTTGAAAATAAGCACAGGATGGCTTGATGAGAATCGTTGCATCGGTGGAGAGTTAACTTTAAACAATACTACGATTACCGGTGGAAACCATGCCCATCCGGGGGATGTGACCACAGGAAAACTCAACAACGGTGGAGGGATCACCAATGCCTGTTTTGGCAGGGTGACGTTGAACAATTCCACGGTCAGTGGAAACATTGCCTTAGGTAATGGTGGGGGGATTTTTAACGCACCGTGGGCCTCTCTCACCCTGAATAACTCGACAGTGAGCGGAAACCTTGCTGAAGGTATTGGAGGGGGAGGAGTCTATAATAACGATGGTGCAGTTGTTCTGAATAACTCGACAGTGAGCGATAATATTGCAGTGGGTAAAGGTGGGGGGATCTGTAGTGAATGGCGTTACGGCCCCAATCCTGCTTGGATTGCCTTTGTTCTTGGTATTGATGTTTCAGTTAGCATAAATAGCTCTCTTGTTAGCGGCAATACAGCCTCTACTGGGAATGAAGTCTATGAGTCAGCTGTTCCCGTTTATGCAGACAGCTTCAACCTCTTTGGTCACAGTGGTGAGATTGAGACGGAAGCATTTTTTGGCTTCTTACCTGGAGATAGCGATATTGATGCCACCAGCGACGGCACATCTCCAACTTTTTTGTCTGCCATTCTCAGCCCCTTGGCCAACAACGGCGGTAAGACCATGACTCATGCCTTGGTTGAAGAGAGTCCGGCTGTTGATCTGGATGAGAACTGTAGCACCGGACTTCCTGAAGACCAACGTGGCGAAATCCGCCCTGGAATTGGTTGCGATGCGGGATCTTTTGAATTTATCTTAGGGTCCGACACTGCGATCCTAGATGAAATAGCATTGGTTGTTAGTTCGCTTGATTCTGAGGAGGCTTTCGATAATAAAAAAAAGCAAAAGGCTCTGGTTAATCAGATCGATGCTACTATTGTGCTGGTTGATGAGGGGCTCTATGCAGAGGCTCTTGGTAAACTTCAGAATAGCATTCTCGGTAAGACAGATGGCTGTGTTGAGTCAGAATTAGGAGAACCGGATAAGAATGATTGGATTAGAGAATGCTCAAGCCAGGTGGAGGTGTACGATCTTGTCCAGGAGGCCATAGGCATTTTGGAGGAGCAGATGTAG
- a CDS encoding DUF882 domain-containing protein: MKRRLFLLLGIKTAVGLAVAQAAPAWALSRISGQSNSRALSFYHTHTHEHLTITYANAGIYDPVALKKINTYLRDFRTAEIHPIDPALLDILWAMQQKMHCNSTYEIISGYRSPATNNTLRSRSKGVAKRSLHMKGMAVDIRLSGQKTCLVRDCAVSLRSGGVGYYADSDFVHIDTGKVRTW; encoded by the coding sequence ATGAAACGTCGCTTATTTCTGCTCTTAGGAATCAAGACCGCTGTCGGGCTTGCTGTGGCTCAGGCCGCACCGGCCTGGGCTCTTTCCCGGATCTCTGGGCAAAGCAACTCCAGAGCACTATCATTCTATCATACCCATACACACGAACATCTTACCATCACCTACGCAAACGCCGGGATATATGACCCGGTCGCCTTGAAAAAAATAAATACCTATCTCAGGGACTTTCGTACGGCGGAGATCCACCCCATTGACCCAGCCCTGCTGGATATTCTCTGGGCAATGCAACAAAAAATGCACTGCAACAGTACCTATGAGATTATTTCCGGCTATCGATCCCCTGCAACGAACAACACACTGCGTAGCAGGAGCAAAGGGGTCGCGAAACGCAGCCTGCACATGAAGGGCATGGCTGTGGACATCCGTCTGAGCGGGCAAAAAACTTGCCTTGTTCGGGACTGTGCGGTGTCACTCAGGTCCGGGGGTGTGGGCTATTATGCTGACTCGGATTTTGTCCATATCGACACAGGCAAGGTGCGAACCTGGTGA
- a CDS encoding choice-of-anchor Q domain-containing protein, with the protein MKKQLKYFFMLLGLLVLVPGWTQAAEIAVDADGMCTLAGAITAANTDTATGGCPAGSGNDTITLETDVILDAELPQIASPITIEGQEHSIDGNDDPIVGNILRVDTNGSLILNNSTIIRGRSSACGGGIYNEGTLILTNSTVSNNVASYDDGTSVVAGGGVCNRGHLELTGSIIKNNSVSCTGSALSAAGGGLHSTGSLEIDHSIINDNAVACNNGEFVYGGGIANITNSALATITRSTISDNHLSCNNCMVNEDIGGILFGGGIVNSGSMLVLDQITVSDNLVQGDDFYSMPSGGGVMNIGNGSTSITLTNSTISGNSVLCNSCFLADSMSFGGGIASWASTDATTAVEIFLINSTITGNSTVGPGGGIGLQDATAHLIGSIVSGNTASGSNEIKGFVTADSSNIFGHSGESNAQAFGGFTPGSNDLTATSDGTQSTALTAILSPLADNGGPTKTHALVPGSPAIDLDVNCSAGLVTDQRGEPRPIGDGCDAGSYEASVSPRPSNRTTFLSAIYLLLLQD; encoded by the coding sequence ATGAAAAAACAATTGAAGTATTTTTTTATGCTACTCGGACTGCTTGTGTTGGTACCGGGTTGGACACAGGCAGCTGAGATTGCGGTGGATGCGGATGGAATGTGTACCTTGGCCGGTGCCATTACTGCGGCTAATACCGATACTGCCACCGGTGGTTGTCCTGCCGGTTCAGGGAATGACACTATTACCTTAGAAACGGATGTTATCCTTGATGCCGAGCTGCCACAAATTGCTAGCCCAATCACCATAGAAGGACAAGAACATTCCATTGATGGCAATGATGATCCTATTGTTGGCAACATCCTCAGGGTTGATACTAATGGTAGTTTAATACTGAATAACAGCACAATAATAAGAGGGCGTAGCTCAGCCTGTGGGGGAGGGATTTATAACGAAGGAACGCTTATTTTGACAAACTCTACAGTAAGTAACAATGTTGCTTCCTATGATGATGGTACATCAGTTGTCGCTGGAGGGGGAGTCTGTAATAGAGGGCACCTTGAGTTGACTGGCTCCATAATCAAAAATAATTCAGTGTCATGTACAGGAAGTGCGTTGAGTGCCGCTGGAGGGGGGCTTCATAGCACAGGGAGTCTTGAGATAGATCACTCCATAATCAATGACAATGCTGTGGCATGCAATAATGGCGAGTTTGTCTATGGCGGAGGAATTGCGAATATCACTAATAGCGCCCTCGCCACCATAACAAGATCGACTATCAGCGACAACCATTTATCCTGTAACAATTGCATGGTAAATGAGGACATCGGAGGTATTTTGTTTGGCGGGGGAATTGTAAACTCTGGGAGCATGCTTGTCTTGGATCAGATTACAGTAAGTGATAATTTGGTACAGGGAGACGACTTCTACTCAATGCCCTCTGGAGGAGGGGTCATGAACATTGGAAATGGTTCAACAAGTATTACTCTCACTAACTCAACGATCAGCGGAAATTCCGTGCTCTGCAATAGTTGTTTTCTTGCAGATTCAATGAGTTTTGGAGGAGGAATAGCAAGTTGGGCGTCCACCGACGCTACGACTGCTGTTGAAATTTTCCTGATCAACTCTACAATCACTGGAAATTCAACAGTAGGGCCTGGTGGGGGAATTGGGCTCCAGGATGCAACAGCTCATTTGATAGGTTCAATTGTTAGTGGTAACACTGCCTCCGGCAGTAATGAAATTAAAGGTTTTGTTACAGCAGATAGCTCTAATATTTTTGGGCACAGTGGCGAGAGCAATGCCCAAGCGTTCGGTGGTTTTACACCTGGCAGCAACGATCTCACTGCCACCAGCGACGGTACGCAGTCCACCGCACTTACTGCTATCCTATCTCCTTTAGCCGACAACGGTGGCCCGACCAAGACCCATGCCCTAGTTCCAGGGAGCCCGGCTATTGATTTGGATGTAAATTGTAGTGCCGGTCTGGTCACAGACCAGCGCGGCGAACCTCGCCCGATCGGGGATGGTTGTGATGCAGGTTCTTATGAAGCCAGCGTTAGTCCTCGGCCTAGCAACAGGACGACCTTTCTTTCAGCCATCTATCTTCTCCTGCTTCAGGATTAA
- a CDS encoding choice-of-anchor Q domain-containing protein: MKRQLEYFSILIGLLVLVPGWTQAAEIAVDADGMCTLADAITAANTDTATGGCSAGSGNDTITLETDVILDAELPEITSIITIEGQGYPIDGNKDSTVGSVLRIDVNGSLTMNKILVTGGNSSIGGGGIYNEGALALIDSMVNGNSVSCKDGTLSVFGGGIYSAGSLRMTDSMVNSNSVSCNDGESVVGGGIVNSSNIAAALISNSTISGNSLSCNNCSIDDLVGGVLLGGGIVNGGAGSTLILNNSTVSNNSVLSESEQTSGSLPVVYGGGVINLGDSTTSINITNSTISGNSLACNKYSVCVFVNGGGIANWKASSVTPDATTSLINSTITENSAIGFSRGVENNSGGTITLMGSIVSDNTASTGNEIYNDANSSIIVDSFNLFGHSGESNSEAFYGVEPGNSDVAATSDGTNPTVLSDILHPLADNGGPTMTHALVPGSPAIDLDPTCSTGLTTDQRGEPRPETAGTGCDAGSFEGSVSKSIAFLSAINMLLLKSSPACEDRFTISVSLPGVQFGVSPSDSSPPSSWDDEITVTRSNHLDYWIWLKVTEAPSDFRVRNIYCDGTSNEYSGIFGGIVEAKYLQMTEQIFSVCGTRTYIPR, translated from the coding sequence ATGAAAAGACAACTGGAATATTTTTCGATCTTGATCGGACTGCTTGTGTTGGTACCGGGTTGGACACAGGCAGCTGAGATTGCGGTGGATGCGGATGGAATGTGTACCTTGGCCGATGCCATAACTGCGGCCAATACCGATACTGCCACCGGTGGTTGTTCTGCCGGTTCAGGGAATGACACTATTACCTTAGAAACGGATGTTATCCTTGATGCCGAGCTGCCGGAGATTACCAGCATTATCACCATCGAAGGTCAAGGGTACCCCATTGACGGTAATAAAGATTCAACTGTTGGCAGTGTACTCAGGATTGATGTCAATGGTAGTTTGACTATGAATAAGATTCTGGTGACAGGAGGAAATAGTTCTATTGGTGGCGGAGGAATTTATAACGAAGGGGCTCTTGCTTTGATTGACTCCATGGTTAATGGTAATTCTGTGTCATGCAAAGATGGTACGTTGAGTGTCTTTGGTGGGGGGATCTATAGCGCAGGGAGCCTTAGGATGACCGATTCTATGGTAAATAGCAATTCCGTGTCATGCAATGATGGCGAGAGTGTCGTTGGCGGAGGAATTGTGAATTCGAGTAACATCGCTGCTGCTCTCATATCAAACTCGACAATAAGTGGTAATTCTTTATCCTGCAATAATTGCAGTATAGATGATCTGGTCGGGGGGGTATTATTGGGCGGGGGGATTGTAAATGGAGGTGCGGGTAGTACACTTATCTTGAATAATAGCACAGTGAGTAATAATTCAGTACTGAGCGAGAGCGAACAAACCTCAGGATCTCTCCCAGTAGTCTATGGTGGTGGGGTCATAAACCTTGGAGATAGTACAACAAGTATTAATATAACTAATTCAACGATCAGTGGCAATTCTTTGGCATGTAATAAGTACAGTGTTTGTGTATTTGTCAATGGAGGGGGGATTGCGAATTGGAAAGCTAGCAGCGTCACACCTGATGCTACAACTAGCCTGATCAACTCTACTATAACTGAAAACTCGGCAATAGGGTTTAGTAGGGGAGTTGAGAACAACAGCGGAGGGACAATTACTTTGATGGGCTCAATCGTCAGCGATAATACAGCGTCTACAGGTAATGAAATTTATAATGATGCCAATAGCTCCATCATTGTAGACAGTTTTAACCTTTTCGGTCATAGCGGTGAGAGTAATTCCGAGGCATTCTACGGCGTTGAGCCCGGAAACAGTGATGTTGCCGCCACCAGCGACGGCACGAATCCAACGGTCCTGTCCGATATCCTCCATCCTCTAGCCGACAACGGTGGCCCGACCATGACCCATGCCTTGGTACCAGGCAGCCCAGCCATAGATCTGGATCCCACATGCAGCACCGGCCTGACCACTGACCAGCGTGGTGAGCCCCGACCAGAAACAGCGGGTACAGGGTGTGATGCGGGATCGTTTGAAGGCAGCGTCAGCAAGAGCATAGCCTTTCTTTCGGCAATTAATATGTTATTATTAAAATCTTCCCCCGCCTGTGAAGATAGATTCACAATTTCGGTTAGCTTGCCAGGTGTCCAGTTTGGCGTATCACCCTCGGATTCATCCCCCCCATCATCTTGGGATGATGAGATAACAGTTACACGCAGTAATCATCTAGACTATTGGATATGGTTGAAAGTCACAGAAGCCCCTAGCGATTTTCGTGTACGTAACATTTACTGCGACGGAACATCTAACGAGTACAGCGGAATTTTTGGTGGTATCGTGGAGGCTAAATATTTACAAATGACCGAACAAATTTTCTCTGTATGTGGTACAAGAACATACATTCCTCGCTGA